ATTAATGCCTTTAAGGATCGGTTGGCCCGCAACCGTCGCATGCAAATCAATAATTTTTAATTGCCCCATAATTTCTCCTAACCGCATTTAGCGACCAATATCTTCATGCCGCATCGCACTAAGTTCATTTTTATCTTGCGTGTCACTTAACCCGCCATCCTGGACAGCCACGTAATCGTCCTGCCACAACACTATTTGATCTTGCATCAGTGAGGCTGCAACATCAATCATGCGTTGATTACTTGAGCCACGAAAACGTAGCGTTAAATCCATTAATGCTTGCACAAACCGGCCATCGACGACGACGTCAATTTCATGCAGCAAGGCGATTTTGTCGGCCGTTTCTTCTTGCAATTCTTCCCAGGTATACCCAGTCCATGTCCAAATATCTTTCGTATGTCCAAACTCAGCCCGCACTCGTCGCGCTAATCGCAGGGTCACACCCGTATTTAAAAACGGTTCACCACCTAAAAGTGTCAACCCCTGGACATAGGGCTGCCGCAGATCCGCGATAATTTGTTCTTCCAAGGCTGCTGAATACGGTTCTCCATATTGGAATTTTTGCGCCACCACGTTATAACAGCCAGGACACAAAAACTTACAACCAGATACATATAGTGAACAGCGAACGCCCGGGCCATCTACCATTACAAAGGGTTTATAATCGGCGACACGATCTAGTGATAGATCTGCTGATCGCCACTCTTGTGGTTCAGGATTCTGTATCCCAGAGGTTGATTTCGTAACCATCTTGCACCTCCTGGGTGGTCATATTTTTTTGACGGGCCGCAATTTCGGCATGCCGGCCATGAATCATTGGCCGTTGTTGCGGATTTCCCAGGTAACCACAGGTGCGCTTGACCACATCACATGTTTTAGGGTTATGATTACCACATTCTGGACATCTAAACCCACGTGCCGTTGGTTTAAAATCACCTTCAAACCCACACTCATAACATTTATCAATTGGCGTATTCGTCCCCAAATAACCGATATGGTCATATGCAAAATCCCAGACAGCTTCCAATGCTGCTGGATTTTGTCGCAGATTGGGATACTCACAATAATGAATAAAACCACCCGATGCATAATGTGGATAGGCTTCCTCAAATAAAATTTTTTCAAAGGGATTCGGATGTTTACGCACATCATAATGAAATGAATTAGTGTAATAATCTTTATCTGTCACATCTGGAATGACGCCATAACGGGCTTTATCTAAACGACAGAACTTATCCGTCAATGACTCGGCTGGTGTTGAATAAAGTGAATAATGATAGCCATCTTCCGCCTCCCATGCCTGGCAAGCTGCATGCATGCGACGTACAATTTCTACCGTAAATGCATGCGCCGTGGCATTATGTTCCCAATTTGGACCATAAAATAAGGTGCCCACTTCATATAGGCCAATGTATCCCAGTGAAATTGTCGCCCGCCCCTTAGCAAATAGTTGATCCACCGCGTCAGTGTCTTGGAGCTTATGACCAAAGGCACCATTTTGATATAACACGGGAGCGTTTTCGGGCATCGCTTCTTTCGTACGCGCTAATTTCATTTTTAATGCCTTTTTAGCTAAAGCTAGGCGATCAACAAAAATTTCCCAAAATAAATCCTGATTGCCATGGGCTTGAATGGCAATACGGGGCAAATTCACTGTCACCACCCCTAAATTCATCCGCCCAGAATTGATTTCCTCGCCATTAGCATCACGCCACGCTTGGAGAAATGAACGGCAACCCATAGGTGCTTTGAACGAACCGGTGATTTCAACGATCTTGTCATAGTTCAAAACATCCGGATACATCCGTTTGGCTGAACATTCAATCGCAAGCCGTTTGATATCATAATTGGGTTCAGTTGGTTGCATATTGAGACCACGCTTTAAGGTGTAGACCAGCTTAGGAAAGATGGCCGTCCGATGATCAGGTCCGATACCTTTAATGCGAATTTTTAAAATGGCGATTTGAATCTCACGTTCCAACCAACTGGTACCCAGTCCGAATCCCAAAGTCACAAATGGTGTCTGTCCTTGTGCTGACGATAACGTATTGATTTCATATTCTAAGCCCTGCATGGCATCATAAATATCTTTACGTGTTTGTTTCTGGGCATATTGAACTCGTTGTTCAGCAGGCACCCACTGGTTAGCATCCACTAAATGCTTTTGATAATTCATGGCGGCATATGGTGCTAAAACCTGATCGACACGATTAGCGGATGTCCCACCATATTGGGAAGAAGCGACGTTAGCAATAATCTGCGCCATTTGCGCGGTTGCCGTTTGGATTGACTTTGGTGATTCAACCTGGGCATTCCCTAGTTGATAGCCATGCGCCAACATATAATCAAAATCGACCAAACAACAATTGGTCATTGGTGACAACGGCGTATAATCCAGGTCGTGCCAATGCAAATCACCCCGAATGTGGGCTTTGGCAACTGTTTCCGGTAGCAAGCGTAACCCCGCTGATTTACCAACCATCCCCGCTGTCATATCACGTTGGGTATTAAACACCCGTGAATCTTTATTCGCATTTTCATGCAGCACCGCCGCGTCTTGAGTTGAAAAGGCGGATAACTTGTTCTCGAGGTTAAGCGCTTGGCGCCAGACCTCACCCTCTAATTTTTGAATCGTTGCATACCGTTCAGCAGCTTTTGGTGCCAACTCTTGCAACTGCGCGTAAACCACAGCATCGATCTCGCGGGTCGTGATTTGCGCTGAACTTGTGATGTTTTCAACTGCCGTTAAGATTTGTTGTTGATCTCTCCCAACGACACCTAATTGCTCCAAGATTAACTGCACCTTGTAACGCCGAAACGGCACCAATTCACCAGACTTCTTCTCTATCAACATCATGCACACCCTCTTGTCATTAATTACAAAAGTAACTTTACGTTATATTTATAGGATTTAGTATACGCTGTTCGGCGTCGTGAAATTCTTCTAATTTATGAAGGTTTTGTGAATTATATCGCAGACTACTGCTGCCCTGAAACGCACAAAAAAACCTGTCTGGCGAAGGCCACACAGGTTTTTTTGAAGGTATTTAATTATGCTAAACCACGGATTTTGTCCAAACGAAAACCAGTCCAGGCATCAGTCGCACCATTATCAATCTTGATCACTGGCGCTTGCATGTAGCCTTCTTGCTTCAACATTTCGGCATATTCTGGTTCGTTATCGATGTTAATTTCATCGTAAGTCACACCCATTTGGTCGAATTGCTTCATCGTCATCATGCACTGAACACAACCGTTCTTGTGGTAAACCGTCACGTGTGAGCCCGTTCCTGGGGTAATAATTGCTGCCATATCTGATATCTCCAATTTCTAGTTGACACTTCATTATCACTTACAAAATGTAAACTCTTATTAATGATTGTCACTAGTATACCACTAATTTAAATAACATTCTGTTACATTTTTTTGACAGGTTATGACACATAAAAAACGTTTGCACGCATCTGTACAAACGTTTTTTCAATTAACGCGTCACTAGCGTCGTCAAGGCACTCACCAATACCCATAACATATAAGCGCTGAACAACCAGTGCATTGCTGTAAAGAGTTTTGGGAATGGTCGCAATAAACTATGCCCGGTCGTGTACACCATAGCTGGCACAATCATCACCATCGCAAACACTTGCAAACCTAACAGCCATGAATGAACGATTGGTAACGGTAAGATTAAGGCTTCAATCATAGCTTGGCCTCCAATTTCACATCAGGATACTTGTCAGCGAACCAGCGTTCAGCGAACATATTTTCAAACAAGAATACTGGTTGCCCAGCACGATCTCGGACTAACAAATTACGTGATGAGGCCATCTTTGGATCCAATTGTTCTGGTACAATCCAACGTGCGATTTTTGAACCCATCGGCTCAAGGACGACGTCGGTATTATATTCATTCTCCATCCGGAACTGGAAAACTTCAAATTGCAATTGCCCCACGGCACCCAAAATATAATCGCCAGAATCCCAGGCAGTATACATTTGAATCGTACCTTCTTGGACTAACTGCTCGACACCTTTGTGGAATGACTTTTGCTTTAGCACATTTTTAGCGTGCACCCGCATGAATAGTTCCGGGGTAAAGGTTGGTAACTCTTCAAATTCGATCTTCTTTTTACCAGCAAAAATCGTATCACCAATTTGGAAATTACCGGTGTCATACAAGCCAATAATATCACCCGGTACAGCATTTTGAACATTTTCACGAGTATCCGCCATGAATTGGGTCACATTTGATAGGCGGACCTTTTTACCAGTACGGGCCAAGGTAACGTCCATACCACGTTCAAATTCACCAGAAACCACACGGACAAAGGCAATCCGATCACGATGATTTGGGTTCATATTAGCTTGAATCTTGAAAATAAAGCCAGAAAAGTCAGCATTGGTGGGCGCAATTTCCGTCTTTTCAACTGTTTTCTTCGCTTGTGGGGCTGGTGCATAGGTCAAATAGGTCTGTAGGAATGTTTCGATACCAAACCCAGCTAAGGCCGAACCAAAGAAGACTGGGGTCAATTTACCATTCATGATGGCTTCTTCATCGAATTGATTACCAGCGTCTTTTAGCAACTCCACTTCTTCCAAGGTTTCCTGCCACAAACCATTTGCTTGCAATGGATTGGGTTCAGCCAAATCACCATCGGCACCCAATGCCAAGAAGCGCTCTGTGGCCGATGCGGGCCGATAGACTTCGACGTTGTTGTGATACAAATCATACAACCCCGCCAAGATTTGTCCGGAACCAATGGGCCAATTCATTGGGTAAGCTTGAATACCCAAGACTGATTCCAACTCGTCAACCAAGTCAATGGCTTCCCGACCATCACGGTCCAACTTGTTGAAAAAGGTGAAGATGGGGATGTGGCGCTCTTTAACAATTTCAAATAACTTTTTTGTTTGGGGCTCAATACCTTTAGCCGAATCCACCACCATGATGACTGAATCGACCGCCATCAACGTCCGGTAGGTGTCTTCAGAGAAATCCTCGTGCCCAGGTGTATCCAAAATATTGATCCGCTTACCATCAAAATCAAATTGCAGAACTGATGACGTCACTGAGATACCACGCTTTTGCTCAATCTCCATCCAGTCTGACTTGGCAAAGTTACCTTGCCGTCCCTTAACCGTGCCAGCTTCTCGCACCACGCCACCAAGCAATAACATTTGCTCAGTAATAGTCGTCTTACCAGCGTCCGGGTGGGAAATAATGGCAAATGTTCGGCGGGTATTAATTTGTTCTTCTAAACTTGCCATATACCTATTATTCGTAGCAATTTGCCACGAATACTCCTAATCTATCCTATATTCAAAGCGTGCGATTGATTCTTAATCAACTTTACGACCTTTACGTTTTTTTAAACAACTTAACTATTAGTTTACCTAAAAAACACCCGCTATTCAATATAGTGGGTGTTACAAGTTTATGAAAACTCATTAAGAAGCGCACTCATCGGGATTAATGTGCGACATATTGACGTTGTTGACGTTGTAATCCGGCTAAAACAAATTTGGCAGGGTCCTGTGAAATATCTAACACGCGATCCTCAGCACCACTTAACTGTTCGTTAAAGAGCTGTTCGTAGGCTGGGATGCTCAATTGTTGGCGCTTGGCAAACAACGTCTCAAGCTGACCGCTAACCAACCCTTGCTTAAAATCAGGTTGGACAATGGCTGAATAAAACTCACCCTCAGCTCCTGATCCGTATGAGAAAATTCCTAAACGATCACCAGCTTGCAAAGTAGTCGAATTACTTAACAAAGATAACAAACTTAAATAAACGGACCCCGTGTATAAGTTACCAATGCGTTTGTTGTATACCCGACTTGCTTCAAACTCAGCCAACAAGGCCGCTTGTTGCGTTTCACTAGCTTCGGGCAAAATATCACGCAATGCCTTTAATCCTTGTTTTGTATAAGGTAAATGGAACGCAAAGCCCTTGAAGTCATGAATTGTCCGGCCGGTGACCGCTTTATAGCGCTCCCAGAGCGTCTTAAAGAAATCACGGTACACATCTGCTGAAAAATGACCATCAACCAACGCCTCAGTAGCATAAACGGGACGCCAAAAATCCATGATATCCGCTGATTTGAATTGATTATCACGTTCCAGGGTCACAATACGTGGATTCTCGGTCACTAACATGGCCACGGCCCCAGCACCTTGGGTCACCTCACCAGGTGTGTGCAAGCCATAGCGGGCAATGTCTGATGCCACGACCAGCACCTTAGACCCAGGATGCAAAGCGACATAGTCACGAGCTTGCATCAACCCATATGTTCCCGCGTAGCAGGCCTGTTTCATTTCAATCGTGCGCGTCCACTCATTCAATCCCAACAACCGTTGTAAATAGACAGCCCCAGACTTTGAGTTATCAATACCGGATTCAGTCGCAAAGATAATCGTGTCGATTGCTTGGCGATCGGCCGCTGTCAACATTTGATCAGCCGCATTCGCTGCCATGGTCACCACATCTTGGGTTGGCGGTACGACAGCTTGCTCAGTCTGTCCGATACCCACCAAATATTTACCCGGTTCTTCATTACGCGCACGGGCTAATTCCGTCATATCCGTATAGAGATGTGGCGCAAAAAAACTTATTTTATCGATCCCAACTGGTACCATTTTATTCTCCTTCGGTTAAATCAGCGGCCATGCGACGTACAATTTCACGTGCCACATTAATTTTGCTATCAAGTGCCAAAACTTCATTTGCAACACCAGGCTTCAAAATCGTGACCCGATTCGTATCAACACCAAAACCGGCATCATGTTGTGAGACATCGTTTGCAATCAACATATCAGCATTTTTCTTCTGCAATTTAACTTGCGCATGTGCAATCAAATCATTCGTTTCCGCTGCAAAAGCCACAATATACTGATGTTGCTTAAACTTACCCAATGAAGCAATGACATCAGGATTCTCAACTAACTTCAGTATCAATGGTGCCCCAGACTCTTTTTTAATCTTTTGGTCAGCGATATGGGCTGGGCGATAATCAGCCACCGCTGCAGCCATGACCACCCCAGTCGCTTCATCAAATCGATCCTGTAAAGCCCATAGCATACTCTCAGCACTTTTTACCTGAATGACATTGGCACCCACAGGAACAGGCAGGTCAACCGTTGAAATTAAATCAACCGAGGCCCCTTGTTCTAATAATGCTTGAGCAAAAGCATAGCCCATTTTACCTGAAGAGCGATTAGTAATATAGCGCACAGGATCCAATTCTTCCCGCGTCCCACCAGCCGTGACTAAGAAATGCTTTCCCTGTAAACGACCGCTCCGTTGCCGGAGTCGCATTTCTGCTTGTGCCATAATCTCGGCTGGTTCTGGTAACCGACCCCGGCCAGCGTATCCTTCAGCTAACAATCCCAAAGCTGGTTCAATCACAATGACGCCATCAGCACGTAAT
This is a stretch of genomic DNA from Weissella soli. It encodes these proteins:
- the nrdG gene encoding anaerobic ribonucleoside-triphosphate reductase activating protein, whose protein sequence is MVTKSTSGIQNPEPQEWRSADLSLDRVADYKPFVMVDGPGVRCSLYVSGCKFLCPGCYNVVAQKFQYGEPYSAALEEQIIADLRQPYVQGLTLLGGEPFLNTGVTLRLARRVRAEFGHTKDIWTWTGYTWEELQEETADKIALLHEIDVVVDGRFVQALMDLTLRFRGSSNQRMIDVAASLMQDQIVLWQDDYVAVQDGGLSDTQDKNELSAMRHEDIGR
- the nrdD gene encoding anaerobic ribonucleoside-triphosphate reductase, which produces MMLIEKKSGELVPFRRYKVQLILEQLGVVGRDQQQILTAVENITSSAQITTREIDAVVYAQLQELAPKAAERYATIQKLEGEVWRQALNLENKLSAFSTQDAAVLHENANKDSRVFNTQRDMTAGMVGKSAGLRLLPETVAKAHIRGDLHWHDLDYTPLSPMTNCCLVDFDYMLAHGYQLGNAQVESPKSIQTATAQMAQIIANVASSQYGGTSANRVDQVLAPYAAMNYQKHLVDANQWVPAEQRVQYAQKQTRKDIYDAMQGLEYEINTLSSAQGQTPFVTLGFGLGTSWLEREIQIAILKIRIKGIGPDHRTAIFPKLVYTLKRGLNMQPTEPNYDIKRLAIECSAKRMYPDVLNYDKIVEITGSFKAPMGCRSFLQAWRDANGEEINSGRMNLGVVTVNLPRIAIQAHGNQDLFWEIFVDRLALAKKALKMKLARTKEAMPENAPVLYQNGAFGHKLQDTDAVDQLFAKGRATISLGYIGLYEVGTLFYGPNWEHNATAHAFTVEIVRRMHAACQAWEAEDGYHYSLYSTPAESLTDKFCRLDKARYGVIPDVTDKDYYTNSFHYDVRKHPNPFEKILFEEAYPHYASGGFIHYCEYPNLRQNPAALEAVWDFAYDHIGYLGTNTPIDKCYECGFEGDFKPTARGFRCPECGNHNPKTCDVVKRTCGYLGNPQQRPMIHGRHAEIAARQKNMTTQEVQDGYEINLWDTES
- a CDS encoding glutaredoxin domain-containing protein, with the protein product MAAIITPGTGSHVTVYHKNGCVQCMMTMKQFDQMGVTYDEINIDNEPEYAEMLKQEGYMQAPVIKIDNGATDAWTGFRLDKIRGLA
- a CDS encoding peptide chain release factor 3, with amino-acid sequence MASLEEQINTRRTFAIISHPDAGKTTITEQMLLLGGVVREAGTVKGRQGNFAKSDWMEIEQKRGISVTSSVLQFDFDGKRINILDTPGHEDFSEDTYRTLMAVDSVIMVVDSAKGIEPQTKKLFEIVKERHIPIFTFFNKLDRDGREAIDLVDELESVLGIQAYPMNWPIGSGQILAGLYDLYHNNVEVYRPASATERFLALGADGDLAEPNPLQANGLWQETLEEVELLKDAGNQFDEEAIMNGKLTPVFFGSALAGFGIETFLQTYLTYAPAPQAKKTVEKTEIAPTNADFSGFIFKIQANMNPNHRDRIAFVRVVSGEFERGMDVTLARTGKKVRLSNVTQFMADTRENVQNAVPGDIIGLYDTGNFQIGDTIFAGKKKIEFEELPTFTPELFMRVHAKNVLKQKSFHKGVEQLVQEGTIQMYTAWDSGDYILGAVGQLQFEVFQFRMENEYNTDVVLEPMGSKIARWIVPEQLDPKMASSRNLLVRDRAGQPVFLFENMFAERWFADKYPDVKLEAKL
- a CDS encoding hydroxymethylglutaryl-CoA synthase codes for the protein MVPVGIDKISFFAPHLYTDMTELARARNEEPGKYLVGIGQTEQAVVPPTQDVVTMAANAADQMLTAADRQAIDTIIFATESGIDNSKSGAVYLQRLLGLNEWTRTIEMKQACYAGTYGLMQARDYVALHPGSKVLVVASDIARYGLHTPGEVTQGAGAVAMLVTENPRIVTLERDNQFKSADIMDFWRPVYATEALVDGHFSADVYRDFFKTLWERYKAVTGRTIHDFKGFAFHLPYTKQGLKALRDILPEASETQQAALLAEFEASRVYNKRIGNLYTGSVYLSLLSLLSNSTTLQAGDRLGIFSYGSGAEGEFYSAIVQPDFKQGLVSGQLETLFAKRQQLSIPAYEQLFNEQLSGAEDRVLDISQDPAKFVLAGLQRQQRQYVAH
- the coaBC gene encoding bifunctional phosphopantothenoylcysteine decarboxylase/phosphopantothenate--cysteine ligase CoaBC translates to MFENKKVALVVTGGVAAYKSAIFARLLKKQGADVYVVMTAAATEFVTPKTFATLTGNPVLTDLFMAPTDPEISHIHLADQVDYLFVVPATANILGKMANGIADDAASTVLLAAHTPIIVVPAMNTKMYDNPAVQRNVAQLRADGVIVIEPALGLLAEGYAGRGRLPEPAEIMAQAEMRLRQRSGRLQGKHFLVTAGGTREELDPVRYITNRSSGKMGYAFAQALLEQGASVDLISTVDLPVPVGANVIQVKSAESMLWALQDRFDEATGVVMAAAVADYRPAHIADQKIKKESGAPLILKLVENPDVIASLGKFKQHQYIVAFAAETNDLIAHAQVKLQKKNADMLIANDVSQHDAGFGVDTNRVTILKPGVANEVLALDSKINVAREIVRRMAADLTEGE